In Melioribacteraceae bacterium 4301-Me, a genomic segment contains:
- the nifJ gene encoding pyruvate:ferredoxin (flavodoxin) oxidoreductase — MNRRKITIDGNEAAAYIAFRVSEVIAIYPITPSSPMGELSDAWASQNVKNIWGTVPSVTEMQSEGGAAGAVHGALQSGALTTTFTASQGLLLMIPNMYKIAGELTPTVFHVSARSLAAQALSIFGDHSDVMATRQTGFGLIASGSVQEVMDIALITHAATLESRIPFVHFFDGFRTSHEVMKIEELTEDDVRAMINDEFVKMHRQRALSPDHPFIRGTAQNPDVYFQGRETVNKFYNACPQIVQKYMDKFAELTGRHYHLFDYYGAPDAKRVIVLMGSGAETAEETIEYMTERMEEKVGVVKVRLYRPFSAEAFIKALPKTTEKIAVLDRTKEPGSTGEPLYLDVITALAENMASPNPAFEKMPVVVGGRYGLSSKEFTPAMVKGVFDNLKLDNPKNHFTIGIIDDVTFTSLDYDKNFVTESDNVVRSLFFGLGADGTVGANKNSIKIIGEETDNYAQGYFVYDSKKSGSTTVSHLRFGKKPIHSSYLIQSAQFVGCHQFNLLEKFDVLEKIVEGGTFLLNSPYGKDEVWNKLPRKVQKQIIDKKLNFYVIDGYSVAQKTGMGARINTIMQTCFFAISGILPKDEAIEQIKKAIRKTYGAKGEDVVKKNFQAVDMTLENLFKIEVPSQVTSDIDLPPIVSDKAPDYVKNVLAKIMEGKGDDIPVSQMPVDGTFPSATTQWEKRNIALEVPVWDPEICIQCNKCVMVCPHAAIRVKVYDKELLKNAPPTFKYMDAKGREFPENSAYTIQVAVEDCTGCELCYEVCPVKNKKETRLKALNMAPQIPLRAQEKVNYDFFLSLPEFDRTKVNLTTVKGCQLLEPLFEYSGACSGCGETPYIKLVTQLFGDRAVVANATGCSSIYGGNLPTTPWAVNKEGRGPAWSNSLFEDNAEFGFGMRLAIDRHNQFAKELLIKLQDKLGNEFVESILNADQKDEVGIYEQRKRIVELKAKLEQINTFEAKKLLEIADYLVKKSVWIIGGDGWAYDIGYGGLDHVLASGKNVNILVLDTEVYSNTGGQMSKATGLGAVAKFAAAGKPTPKKDLAMMAMSYGNVYVAKVAMGANDAQTVRAFLEAEAYEGPSLIIAYSHCIAHGINMAKGLDAQRLAVDSGYWPLFRYNPNNLTEGKNPLKLDSKPPKIKLEDYVYTETRYKMLTKSHPEHAKELLKHAQKEVLKRWKMYEELASFDFSKKDNKDTQA, encoded by the coding sequence ATGAACAGACGTAAAATAACAATTGATGGAAATGAAGCAGCAGCGTATATTGCATTTAGAGTTAGTGAAGTAATTGCGATATATCCAATCACTCCTTCTTCTCCCATGGGTGAGTTGTCTGACGCATGGGCTTCGCAAAATGTGAAAAACATATGGGGAACAGTCCCTAGTGTAACTGAAATGCAAAGTGAAGGAGGAGCAGCTGGAGCTGTTCATGGTGCACTTCAAAGCGGTGCGCTTACCACAACGTTTACGGCATCTCAAGGTTTGTTGTTAATGATTCCAAACATGTATAAAATTGCTGGTGAATTGACACCGACAGTTTTTCATGTAAGCGCGCGTTCTTTAGCAGCTCAGGCATTGTCAATTTTTGGCGATCATAGTGATGTTATGGCAACACGTCAAACAGGATTTGGTTTAATTGCATCTGGTTCTGTTCAAGAGGTAATGGATATTGCATTAATTACTCACGCTGCTACACTTGAATCCCGAATTCCTTTTGTTCATTTCTTCGATGGATTTAGAACTTCTCACGAAGTGATGAAAATTGAAGAGCTTACTGAAGATGATGTCAGAGCAATGATTAATGATGAATTTGTTAAAATGCACAGACAAAGAGCTTTAAGTCCCGATCATCCTTTTATAAGAGGTACTGCACAAAACCCGGATGTATATTTTCAAGGTAGAGAAACAGTTAATAAATTTTATAATGCATGTCCTCAAATAGTCCAAAAATACATGGATAAATTTGCTGAACTAACAGGCCGGCATTATCACTTATTTGACTATTATGGTGCACCTGATGCTAAAAGAGTAATTGTGTTGATGGGTTCTGGAGCTGAAACTGCCGAAGAGACAATTGAGTATATGACTGAAAGAATGGAAGAAAAAGTTGGTGTGGTTAAAGTGAGATTATACAGACCTTTTTCAGCTGAAGCTTTCATTAAAGCTCTGCCAAAAACCACCGAAAAAATTGCAGTATTAGATCGTACTAAAGAACCAGGCTCTACAGGAGAACCTTTATACTTAGATGTAATAACTGCATTGGCTGAAAACATGGCTTCACCTAACCCAGCCTTTGAAAAAATGCCTGTTGTCGTAGGAGGCAGATATGGCCTTTCTTCAAAAGAATTTACTCCTGCTATGGTTAAAGGTGTATTTGATAATCTTAAGCTTGATAATCCTAAAAATCATTTTACAATAGGTATAATTGATGATGTTACTTTTACAAGTCTCGATTACGATAAAAACTTTGTTACAGAAAGTGATAATGTGGTTAGAAGTTTGTTCTTTGGCTTAGGTGCTGATGGTACGGTAGGAGCAAACAAAAATTCAATTAAAATTATTGGTGAAGAAACTGATAATTACGCACAAGGATATTTTGTTTATGACTCTAAAAAATCTGGCTCTACTACCGTTTCTCACTTAAGGTTCGGTAAAAAACCAATTCATTCATCATATTTAATTCAGTCTGCCCAGTTTGTAGGTTGTCATCAATTTAATTTGTTAGAGAAATTTGATGTGCTAGAAAAAATAGTGGAAGGTGGCACATTTCTGCTGAACAGTCCCTACGGCAAAGATGAAGTTTGGAACAAACTACCTAGGAAGGTCCAAAAGCAAATAATAGATAAAAAGTTAAATTTTTATGTAATAGATGGTTACTCGGTTGCGCAAAAAACTGGCATGGGTGCTAGAATTAATACAATTATGCAGACTTGTTTCTTTGCTATTTCTGGAATTTTACCAAAAGACGAGGCTATTGAACAAATTAAAAAGGCAATAAGAAAAACTTATGGTGCAAAAGGCGAGGATGTAGTAAAGAAAAATTTCCAAGCAGTTGATATGACCTTAGAAAATCTTTTCAAGATTGAAGTGCCTTCACAAGTTACAAGCGACATAGATTTACCGCCAATTGTTTCCGATAAAGCACCAGATTACGTTAAAAATGTTTTAGCTAAAATTATGGAAGGCAAAGGTGATGATATACCAGTCAGCCAAATGCCTGTTGATGGTACTTTCCCATCAGCTACTACTCAATGGGAAAAAAGAAATATTGCTTTAGAAGTACCTGTGTGGGACCCAGAAATTTGTATTCAATGCAATAAATGTGTTATGGTTTGCCCACACGCTGCTATTCGTGTTAAAGTTTATGATAAAGAATTACTTAAAAATGCACCCCCAACTTTTAAGTATATGGATGCAAAAGGGAGAGAGTTTCCGGAAAATTCAGCTTATACAATTCAAGTTGCAGTAGAGGACTGTACGGGTTGTGAATTGTGTTATGAGGTATGTCCTGTTAAAAATAAAAAGGAGACAAGGTTAAAGGCTCTTAACATGGCTCCACAAATTCCATTGCGCGCCCAAGAAAAAGTAAATTACGATTTCTTTTTAAGTTTACCCGAATTTGATAGAACGAAAGTAAATTTGACTACAGTTAAAGGATGCCAGTTACTTGAGCCGTTATTCGAATATTCTGGTGCTTGTTCAGGTTGCGGTGAAACCCCTTATATTAAATTGGTAACGCAGCTTTTTGGAGATAGAGCAGTTGTTGCAAACGCTACTGGCTGCTCGTCAATTTACGGAGGTAATTTGCCTACTACTCCTTGGGCTGTAAACAAAGAAGGAAGAGGACCCGCATGGTCTAATTCATTGTTCGAGGACAATGCTGAATTTGGTTTTGGTATGCGTTTAGCAATTGATAGGCATAATCAATTTGCAAAGGAGTTATTAATTAAACTACAGGATAAATTAGGCAATGAATTTGTTGAATCTATTCTAAATGCAGATCAAAAAGATGAAGTAGGAATTTATGAACAAAGAAAGCGAATAGTAGAACTAAAAGCTAAATTGGAACAAATAAATACCTTTGAAGCAAAAAAATTATTGGAGATAGCTGATTACTTAGTTAAAAAATCTGTTTGGATTATAGGCGGCGACGGCTGGGCCTACGATATTGGTTACGGAGGGTTAGACCATGTACTTGCTTCAGGTAAAAATGTTAATATACTTGTGTTAGACACTGAAGTATATTCGAATACTGGTGGTCAAATGTCCAAAGCAACTGGCTTGGGTGCTGTAGCAAAATTTGCTGCTGCTGGCAAACCAACCCCTAAGAAAGACTTAGCTATGATGGCGATGAGCTATGGGAATGTTTATGTTGCTAAAGTTGCTATGGGTGCCAACGATGCGCAAACTGTGAGGGCTTTCTTGGAAGCAGAAGCCTACGAAGGACCATCACTTATTATTGCTTACAGTCATTGTATTGCTCACGGAATTAATATGGCTAAAGGTTTAGATGCTCAGCGACTTGCAGTTGACAGTGGTTATTGGCCATTATTCCGTTACAATCCAAATAATTTGACAGAAGGTAAGAATCCATTAAAGTTAGATTCTAAGCCTCCTAAAATTAAACTCGAAGATTATGTTTACACAGAAACAAGATATAAAATGCTCACAAAATCGCATCCTGAACATGCTAAAGAATTATTAAAGCATGCTCAAAAAGAAGTGCTGAAGAGATGGAAAATGTATGAGGAGTTAGCGTCGTTTGATTTTTCAAAAAAAGATAATAAGGACACACAAGCTTAA
- the mutS gene encoding DNA mismatch repair protein MutS: protein MNQYNKIKKDYPDTILLFRVGDFFETFEDDAKIASSVLGITLTRRANGAAEDVPLAGFPYHAIDTYLPKLVKAGYRVAVCEQMENPKFAKGIVKREVVEIVTPGVVLSDRILDHKKNNYLLAIYPENEIVGLSFCDASTGEFFTYEVHKNQLKEQLESINPSEALIPKKNKNELEPLLQKFVPNCRITKIDDWVFTFDFGKEILVNHFTTKTLKGFGIDKLNCGISAAGAVLNYLKETQKVNLIHINKISLYNPSDYMILDNATKRNLEIFFSINEGEREGSLISILDKTLTPMGGRLLKKWITAPLRKLEPILKRQECVEELFNKKQLRKSIQSELKEVGDIERLISKTCTGRITPREIVSLKLSFKKIPLLKQLLDQTIVDTLSQINEKLKPLDNIVEKIELAINDEPPVSISEGGVIKYGYSAELDELRNFSSNAKEWIANLQKTERERTKIPSLKVSYNKVFGYYIEISNAHKDKIPNNYIRKQTLVNSERYITPELKEYEDKILNAQENIANLEFQLFEQVRAYVAASAETIQENARLIAMLDCFQSFAECAEQYNYTKPQLNESDTIEIIDGRHPVVERIMPPGEKFVPNSCKLSSTGDQIIILTGPNMAGKSVYLRQVGLLVLMAQIGSFIPAKEATIGLVDRIFTRVGASDNITAGESTFLVEMQEAANILNNATPKSLILLDEIGRGTSTFDGISIAWAITEYLHENPKVQAKTLFATHYHELNEMASIFPRIKNYKVEVREYGDKVIFLHKVSSGGADHSYGIQVAQMAGLPPFVTNRAKEILFNLESKELTPYEIKKAKLAKLKNYDNMQISLFEAQEDELRKEISDISVDNLTPLEALNKLNELKKKVDEKK from the coding sequence ATGAATCAGTACAATAAGATTAAAAAAGATTATCCCGATACAATTCTTTTATTTAGAGTAGGTGATTTTTTTGAAACGTTTGAAGATGACGCTAAAATAGCATCAAGTGTATTAGGCATTACTTTAACAAGAAGAGCAAACGGCGCTGCTGAAGATGTGCCACTAGCTGGTTTTCCCTATCATGCAATTGATACTTACCTCCCCAAGCTTGTTAAAGCTGGTTATCGCGTTGCAGTATGTGAACAAATGGAAAATCCTAAATTTGCTAAAGGTATTGTAAAAAGAGAAGTCGTTGAAATTGTTACACCTGGCGTTGTTCTTTCTGATAGAATTTTAGATCACAAAAAAAACAACTACTTGCTGGCAATCTATCCAGAAAATGAAATTGTAGGTTTATCTTTTTGTGACGCATCTACGGGTGAATTTTTTACGTATGAAGTTCATAAAAATCAACTTAAGGAACAATTAGAATCTATTAATCCATCCGAAGCTCTAATACCTAAAAAAAATAAAAATGAGTTAGAACCGCTATTACAAAAATTTGTACCAAACTGTAGAATAACGAAAATTGACGATTGGGTTTTTACTTTTGATTTCGGTAAAGAAATTTTAGTTAATCATTTTACAACAAAAACATTAAAGGGCTTCGGAATTGACAAATTAAACTGCGGCATTTCAGCAGCTGGAGCAGTTCTAAATTACCTTAAAGAAACTCAAAAGGTAAATCTTATACATATAAACAAAATCTCTCTTTACAACCCATCCGACTATATGATATTAGATAATGCCACAAAACGAAATTTAGAAATATTTTTTAGTATAAATGAAGGAGAACGCGAAGGTTCATTAATATCAATACTTGATAAAACTCTTACACCGATGGGCGGTCGACTGCTCAAAAAATGGATTACCGCACCATTACGAAAATTAGAACCCATATTAAAACGCCAAGAATGCGTTGAAGAACTTTTTAATAAAAAACAATTACGAAAATCTATCCAAAGCGAATTAAAAGAAGTAGGCGACATTGAGCGCTTAATTTCTAAAACTTGTACCGGCAGAATCACTCCTCGTGAGATTGTATCTCTCAAGTTATCATTTAAAAAAATACCACTACTAAAACAACTATTAGACCAAACTATTGTTGATACTCTTTCACAGATAAATGAAAAACTAAAACCTTTGGATAACATTGTAGAGAAAATAGAATTAGCAATTAATGATGAACCTCCTGTTAGTATTAGTGAAGGGGGAGTAATAAAATATGGTTACAGCGCTGAGTTAGATGAACTTCGAAATTTTTCATCTAATGCTAAAGAATGGATTGCAAATTTACAAAAAACTGAAAGAGAACGTACAAAAATTCCATCACTAAAAGTTAGTTACAACAAAGTGTTCGGTTACTATATTGAAATAAGTAATGCTCATAAAGATAAAATTCCCAACAATTATATTCGTAAGCAAACATTAGTTAACAGTGAACGATATATTACGCCAGAATTAAAAGAATATGAAGACAAAATTTTAAACGCACAAGAAAATATTGCTAATCTTGAATTCCAGCTTTTTGAACAAGTAAGAGCTTATGTTGCAGCAAGTGCTGAAACGATTCAAGAAAATGCTAGACTAATAGCCATGTTAGACTGCTTCCAATCTTTTGCTGAATGTGCTGAACAATATAACTATACAAAACCGCAGTTAAACGAATCAGATACAATTGAAATTATTGATGGTCGTCACCCGGTAGTCGAAAGAATTATGCCACCAGGAGAAAAATTTGTACCGAATAGCTGTAAGCTCTCTTCCACCGGCGACCAAATTATAATTTTAACTGGACCAAATATGGCTGGTAAATCAGTTTACCTGCGACAAGTAGGGTTACTCGTCTTAATGGCTCAAATAGGCTCTTTCATACCAGCTAAAGAGGCAACAATTGGTTTAGTTGACAGAATTTTTACACGCGTAGGGGCAAGCGACAACATCACAGCTGGAGAAAGTACTTTCCTTGTCGAAATGCAAGAAGCAGCTAATATATTGAATAACGCTACACCCAAGAGTTTAATTTTATTAGATGAAATTGGAAGAGGTACAAGCACATTTGACGGTATTTCTATAGCCTGGGCAATCACTGAATATCTTCATGAAAATCCTAAAGTTCAAGCTAAAACTCTTTTTGCAACTCATTACCATGAACTCAATGAAATGGCATCAATTTTCCCCCGAATAAAAAACTACAAAGTTGAAGTAAGAGAATATGGCGATAAAGTAATATTTCTTCATAAAGTTTCTTCTGGAGGTGCAGACCATAGCTACGGCATTCAAGTGGCTCAAATGGCTGGGTTGCCGCCTTTTGTCACCAACCGAGCTAAAGAAATTTTATTCAACCTAGAAAGCAAAGAATTAACCCCTTACGAAATTAAAAAGGCTAAACTTGCTAAGCTTAAAAACTATGACAATATGCAAATAAGTTTGTTCGAAGCTCAAGAAGATGAACTTAGAAAAGAGATTTCTGATATATCTGTTGATAATTTAACGCCGCTTGAAGCCTTGAACAAACTAAACGAACTAAAAAAGAAAGTTGATGAGAAAAAATGA
- a CDS encoding dihydroorotate dehydrogenase-like protein — MDFSTKYLGLQLKNPIVPSASPLSQNVDTVKAMEDAGAAAVVVYSLFEEQITHESGELDHYLTYGSESYAEAINYFPEPNEFYLTPYQYLDHIANLKKEVNIPIIGSLNGVSKGGWVKYAKNIEEAGADALELNLYYVAANPNVPANIIEDMYIDTLKAVKSNVKIPVAVKLSPYFTSMANMAKKLDEAGADGLVLFNRFYQPDFDLDKLEVVPNLMLSTNWEMRLPLRWIAILYGNVKASLAATSGIHSYEDVLKVIMAGADVAMLASELLANGIGRIKEILKGMARWMEDNEYSSIEIMKGSMSQKSVADPAAFERANYMKTLQSYKTLL; from the coding sequence ATGGACTTTTCAACGAAATATTTAGGACTGCAATTAAAGAATCCGATTGTTCCTTCGGCATCACCTTTATCCCAAAACGTTGACACAGTTAAGGCTATGGAAGATGCCGGGGCTGCAGCGGTTGTTGTTTATTCGTTATTCGAAGAACAAATAACACACGAATCGGGCGAACTGGATCATTACTTAACTTACGGTTCAGAAAGTTATGCTGAAGCAATAAACTATTTTCCTGAACCAAATGAATTTTATCTTACTCCTTATCAATACTTGGATCATATCGCTAATCTTAAAAAAGAAGTTAACATACCAATTATTGGAAGCTTGAACGGCGTGAGTAAAGGTGGCTGGGTCAAATATGCAAAAAATATTGAAGAAGCTGGAGCAGATGCATTGGAATTAAATTTATATTACGTTGCAGCCAATCCTAATGTACCTGCAAATATTATCGAAGATATGTACATAGACACTTTGAAAGCGGTAAAATCAAATGTCAAAATTCCTGTTGCCGTAAAGCTTAGCCCTTACTTTACTTCTATGGCTAACATGGCAAAAAAACTTGATGAAGCCGGGGCCGACGGGTTAGTTCTGTTTAATCGTTTTTATCAACCCGATTTTGATCTTGATAAGTTAGAGGTAGTGCCAAATTTAATGTTGAGTACAAATTGGGAGATGCGATTGCCTCTAAGATGGATTGCAATTTTATATGGCAATGTTAAAGCAAGTTTAGCAGCAACAAGTGGAATTCATTCCTATGAAGATGTGTTAAAAGTGATAATGGCTGGCGCTGATGTTGCGATGTTAGCTTCTGAACTGTTAGCTAACGGCATCGGCAGAATTAAAGAAATATTAAAAGGAATGGCAAGATGGATGGAAGATAATGAATATTCTTCTATTGAAATAATGAAGGGAAGTATGAGCCAAAAATCAGTTGCTGACCCCGCCGCATTTGAAAGGGCAAATTACATGAAAACTTTACAAAGTTATAAAACTCTTCTTTAA
- a CDS encoding prephenate dehydrogenase/arogenate dehydrogenase family protein — protein sequence MEIKKISILGLGLIGGSLAKAFKNNNENSLLRGKNLSIHGFDKKEVLKKVFEEGVIDSFSEDVEDCLQADVIFLCLPVDTSLHYFRLLIEKLKDEQIISDVCGVKSIFQNVWDEKERNGFYIGGHPMTGKENGGYENSDPYLYENSIYILNENAKDYPIIDQFIKLIELTGAKIAYLTPKIHDIIVASVSHLPQLVSVSLINSASLKHSDKNFFDFAAGGFRDMTRIAASDFIIWEDIFKYNQRNIELAIDNFINDLLQMRKAINKGDFSIIHEKFENARIKRDEIPKANKGFINPLVDIFISVKDEPGVLSKITTELFKANINIKDIELLKVRDGRGGTFRLSFETNDIASKAKQIIEQIGFNAIS from the coding sequence ATGGAAATTAAAAAAATATCAATACTTGGGTTGGGGTTAATAGGCGGCTCACTGGCAAAGGCATTTAAAAATAACAATGAGAATTCACTACTTCGTGGCAAGAATTTATCTATTCATGGATTCGACAAGAAAGAAGTGCTAAAAAAAGTATTCGAAGAGGGAGTTATAGACTCATTCAGCGAAGACGTTGAAGATTGCCTTCAAGCCGATGTCATTTTTCTTTGTTTACCAGTAGATACTTCACTGCATTATTTCAGATTACTTATAGAAAAATTAAAAGATGAACAAATAATTAGTGACGTTTGCGGAGTTAAAAGCATCTTTCAAAATGTGTGGGATGAAAAAGAAAGAAACGGTTTTTACATTGGTGGGCATCCAATGACTGGCAAGGAAAACGGCGGTTACGAAAACTCCGACCCTTATTTATATGAAAACAGTATTTACATTCTAAATGAAAATGCTAAAGACTACCCTATTATAGATCAATTTATTAAGCTAATAGAATTAACAGGTGCTAAAATTGCTTACCTTACACCTAAAATTCACGATATAATTGTGGCTTCTGTTAGCCATTTGCCACAATTAGTTTCGGTTTCTCTAATTAATTCAGCAAGTTTGAAACACAGCGATAAAAATTTTTTTGATTTTGCTGCCGGCGGCTTTAGAGATATGACAAGAATTGCAGCAAGCGATTTTATTATTTGGGAAGATATTTTTAAATACAATCAACGAAATATTGAACTTGCAATTGATAATTTTATTAATGATTTGTTGCAAATGAGAAAAGCTATTAACAAAGGTGATTTCTCAATTATCCATGAAAAGTTTGAAAACGCAAGAATTAAACGTGATGAAATTCCAAAAGCAAATAAGGGTTTTATAAATCCATTAGTTGATATTTTTATTTCTGTGAAAGATGAGCCCGGGGTCCTAAGCAAAATTACAACTGAACTATTTAAAGCAAACATTAATATAAAAGATATTGAACTTCTAAAAGTAAGAGATGGCAGAGGCGGCACATTCAGACTCTCATTTGAGACCAATGACATTGCAAGTAAAGCCAAACAAATTATCGAACAAATTGGTTTTAATGCCATTTCTTAA
- the hisIE gene encoding bifunctional phosphoribosyl-AMP cyclohydrolase/phosphoribosyl-ATP diphosphatase HisIE produces MTEIDKLNFDKNNGLIPSIVVDETTSQVLMLGFMNRESLQKTIDTKLVTFFSRSRKSLWTKGETSGNYLKLSKILADCDNDALLIFAKPEGPTCHTGNYSCFGIEKENLNFLKYLFKLIQSRKIELPKNSYTSKLFQEGTNRIIQKVGEEAVETIIAAKNNDKNEIINEVSDLIYHLFVMLVDREIELEDITNKLTERHAK; encoded by the coding sequence ATGACTGAAATTGATAAATTGAACTTTGATAAGAATAATGGCTTAATCCCATCAATTGTCGTTGATGAAACTACTTCTCAAGTTCTAATGCTTGGTTTCATGAACCGTGAATCATTACAAAAAACTATCGATACAAAGCTTGTTACTTTCTTTAGTCGTTCAAGAAAAAGTCTGTGGACTAAAGGTGAGACTTCCGGCAATTATTTAAAATTATCTAAAATATTAGCTGACTGTGATAATGATGCTTTGCTTATTTTTGCCAAACCGGAAGGACCTACATGCCATACAGGAAATTATTCTTGTTTTGGAATTGAAAAAGAGAACCTAAATTTTTTGAAATATTTATTTAAGCTAATACAGTCAAGAAAAATAGAATTACCAAAAAACTCATACACAAGTAAACTATTTCAAGAAGGTACAAATAGAATAATTCAAAAAGTAGGAGAAGAAGCAGTAGAGACTATTATTGCTGCAAAAAACAATGATAAAAATGAGATAATTAATGAAGTATCCGATTTGATTTACCATTTGTTTGTAATGCTTGTCGATAGAGAAATTGAGCTCGAAGATATAACAAATAAACTTACGGAAAGGCATGCTAAATAA
- a CDS encoding DUF1684 domain-containing protein, giving the protein MTSQMKTIDKTIISYLYFFPILILTLLVLPSCGKNYSPEQKAYIEKIEKERRSKNEFMKNDPASPFNYKMKIKFHDLNYYDVNPDFVFKSKLYEYSHKDTIIIYGTKGEPRKMVKFGYVKINFKNKPINVNVYEGKTNSGLTYYSIWFTDLTTNKETYGVGRYLDFEKVDDPNYIYTIDFNLAYNPYCAYNPNYSCAIPTKDDFIPIEIKAGEKKFHE; this is encoded by the coding sequence ATGACTTCGCAAATGAAAACAATAGATAAAACAATTATTAGTTACCTATATTTTTTCCCTATCCTAATTTTAACTCTACTTGTTCTTCCTTCATGCGGAAAAAACTATTCTCCAGAACAAAAAGCATACATTGAAAAAATCGAAAAAGAAAGACGTAGTAAAAACGAGTTCATGAAAAACGACCCTGCTTCCCCATTTAACTATAAAATGAAAATTAAATTCCATGACCTGAATTATTACGATGTTAATCCCGATTTCGTATTTAAAAGTAAACTATACGAATACAGCCATAAAGACACAATTATAATTTATGGAACTAAAGGCGAACCGCGTAAAATGGTAAAATTTGGTTACGTAAAAATTAATTTCAAGAACAAACCCATTAACGTAAATGTTTACGAAGGGAAAACAAACAGTGGCTTAACTTACTATAGTATTTGGTTCACTGATTTAACGACAAATAAAGAAACCTATGGCGTTGGCAGGTATCTCGATTTTGAAAAAGTTGACGACCCTAATTACATTTATACAATTGACTTTAACTTAGCTTACAATCCATACTGTGCATATAATCCTAATTACTCATGCGCAATACCAACAAAAGATGATTTTATACCAATTGAAATAAAAGCTGGCGAAAAAAAATTTCACGAATAA
- the aroF gene encoding 3-deoxy-7-phosphoheptulonate synthase gives MVVILEKNITQEQVDKIVHTLESYGFQVHKSVGVEKTILGAIGVQPDFDTRKIKILDGVADVYRVTTPYKLASRNFHEENTIIKIKDVEIGGNQIALIAGPCSIESEDQIFRLAKIVAQSGAKILRGGAFKPRTSPYSFQGLGEEGLKLIRAAADEYNLLVITEVMQIEHIEMIGKYTDLYQVGARNMQNFALIKELGKVNKPVMLKRGIAATIEEWLMSAEYILANGNKNVLLCERGIRTFETYTRNTFDLSAIPVVHKKSHLPVIADPSHATGIRDQVPPMARAAVAAGADGIMIEIHDDPENALSDGPQALLPNTFLKLVEELKLIAQAIGRRI, from the coding sequence ATGGTAGTAATCTTAGAAAAAAATATTACACAAGAACAAGTAGATAAAATTGTTCACACACTTGAAAGCTATGGATTTCAAGTACATAAGTCAGTTGGTGTCGAAAAGACAATATTAGGCGCAATCGGCGTTCAACCTGATTTCGATACACGCAAAATTAAAATTCTTGATGGTGTTGCCGATGTTTACCGAGTAACAACACCTTATAAACTTGCAAGCAGAAATTTTCATGAAGAAAATACTATTATAAAAATTAAAGACGTGGAAATTGGCGGGAATCAAATTGCTCTTATTGCCGGACCTTGCTCTATAGAAAGTGAAGATCAAATATTTAGACTCGCAAAAATTGTTGCTCAATCGGGTGCAAAAATTTTGCGTGGTGGAGCTTTTAAACCAAGAACTTCACCATATTCTTTTCAAGGACTTGGCGAAGAAGGGCTAAAACTAATTCGTGCTGCAGCTGATGAATATAATTTACTTGTAATTACTGAGGTTATGCAAATTGAGCATATCGAAATGATTGGAAAATATACAGATCTTTACCAAGTGGGTGCTCGTAATATGCAAAATTTTGCCCTTATTAAAGAACTTGGCAAAGTAAATAAACCAGTAATGCTAAAACGGGGAATAGCTGCTACCATTGAAGAATGGCTGATGTCTGCAGAATATATTCTTGCTAACGGAAATAAAAATGTTCTTTTATGTGAAAGAGGAATTAGAACATTTGAGACATATACACGAAACACATTTGATTTATCGGCTATCCCGGTTGTACATAAGAAAAGTCACTTGCCTGTAATTGCCGATCCTTCACATGCTACAGGTATTCGTGACCAGGTGCCTCCAATGGCAAGAGCCGCTGTGGCTGCTGGTGCTGATGGAATTATGATAGAAATCCATGATGACCCTGAAAATGCTTTATCCGACGGACCACAAGCTTTACTCCCTAACACTTTTTTAAAGCTTGTCGAAGAACTTAAATTAATTGCTCAGGCAATTGGTAGAAGGATATAA